From Vibrio splendidus, a single genomic window includes:
- a CDS encoding DUF2850 domain-containing protein, translating to MQQAPATKNKIDEITQGLYSEVEQRHQSKLKRKIIERCLMVLALVGSFAVVSLFGDVLSRVQDAATPDNLIYGTWVEQDVAHYATDEFRLNANGVSVRGSVVSTSFDFDGNYFEYKAGDKTYRFRMTNSDNTEMVLDSDNHYNPVFRLKGHIENSVR from the coding sequence ATGCAACAAGCTCCAGCAACAAAGAACAAAATCGATGAGATTACCCAAGGCCTCTACAGTGAAGTTGAGCAACGCCATCAATCTAAGTTGAAGCGTAAGATCATTGAACGCTGTTTAATGGTTTTAGCTTTAGTGGGATCGTTTGCTGTGGTTTCCTTGTTCGGTGATGTGCTATCCCGAGTACAAGATGCGGCGACGCCCGACAATCTGATATACGGTACGTGGGTAGAGCAGGACGTTGCACATTATGCGACGGACGAGTTTCGACTAAACGCTAATGGCGTGTCAGTGCGTGGGTCTGTTGTTTCGACGAGTTTTGACTTTGATGGTAACTACTTCGAATATAAAGCGGGTGATAAAACCTATCGCTTCCGCATGACCAATTCTGACAACACAGAAATGGTGCTCGATTCTGATAATCACTACAATCCCGTCTTCCGCCTTAAAGGCCATATCGAGAACTCAGTCCGATAG